Genomic DNA from Thiosocius teredinicola:
TGAACGGCTGCGTGGATTGCAGTTGCCGGATGAGATCGCGCCGCGCGTGTCGCAACTGGTCAAACAGTGGATGGCCGAGTCCGATCCCGATCAGCCGTTGCAGGTTGTGGAAAAGGCCTTGCGGTATTTCCGCCAGCAACCTTTCGTTTATACCTTGTCGCCCGGCGTGATCGAGGGTGATCCGCTCGATACCTTTCTGTTCGAGACACGCCGCGGTTTCTGTGAGCACTATGCCGGTAGTTTCACCCAGCTCATGCGCATGGCCGGTATCCCGGCGAGAGTGGTCGTCGGCTACCAGGGGGGCGAGAAGAATCCACATGCGGAACACTGGGTGGTACGGCAATCGGATGCCCATGCGTGGAGCGAGGTATGGGTGCCGGGCCGCGGCTGGTGGCGCGTAGACCCGACCGCGGCGATCGCACCGGAACGCGTCGAGCGTTCAATTGATCCGGGGCTGTCGCAGGATGGCGATGAGATTGTATTCAGCGGTGACAACAGCGGTTTGCTGCGGGTGGTATGGCTGAACGCACGCTGGATGGCCGACGCGGTGGATCTCAACTGGCACCGCTGGGTGGTAGGTTTCACCGCCGAGCGGCAGCAGAGTCTGCTCAGACAGTACGGTTTGAGCGATCTGCAAGGCATAGGGCTCGGTATCGCGCTACTGATCGGCGGACTGGTCGCCGTCGGTAGCGTGTACCTGATCAGCAAACTGCCGCGGCCAAGGCGCGGTGATCCATTGCCCGCAATCTGGCAACGCCTGGTCAGAAAACTGCGGCGCGCCGGCCTGACCGTCGACGATTGGCAGGGACCGGATACGGTATGCAGCAACGCAATTGTGCGGTTTCCGGATGCGGCCGATCAATTGGCGGCGATCAATCGGATGTATGTGAAGCTCCGCTACGGCAGGCAATCAGACCGCAGCCTTGTCAGTGCGCTGTACAAGCGGGTGGCGCAGCTCAAACTTCGCTAGGTAGTAAGGCGCTATTCGCTGGCGGATCCGGCCGGCTAATCCGGTAGCCTGTCTGCCTCGATAGCGACGCCGATCAATGTCTCGAATTGACGATTGAGTCGGTCGGTTTCACCACTGGTGAATGCGCGCAGTGGCGAGCGCTGATTCTCGCAGTGCTGCAGATTCAAACGCCGCCGAAGCTGCTCGACCACCGCGGTACCGGGCTCGATGATGGTTATCTGTTCACCCACAACACGACGTATCGATGCTTCGAGAAAGGGGAAATGCGTACAACCGAGTACGTAGGTATCGACCGCAGTCGAAGTCAGCGGGGCAAGACTGGCGTTGATCACGTCGAGTACACGCGGGTTGTTCAGATCGCCTTGTTCGACGACCTCCACCCAGTGCGGACAGACCTGTTCGTGTACATGCACCTGCTTGTCGTGGTTAGAACGGAGTTTGGCGTAGCGCGCGCTGCCGAAGGTGCCCTGGGTAGCAAGTACCGCGACGTGTCCACTACCTGTTGCCGCAGCGGCCGGTTTCAACGCCGGTTCCATGCCGACAATGGGCACCGGGAATTCGTTGCGCAGCACGTCGATCGCTGCCGCCGTTGCCGTGTTGCATGCAACGACAACGGCACCTGCGCCCTGCTCAATCAGGAAACGTGTGATGTGCCTGCTGCGGGCGATGATGGCATCGGTGCTGCGGTCGCCGTACGGCGCATAGCCTGAATCAGCGACATATACCAGCGGTATCGCGCAGACCTTGTCGAGCGCATGTCGCAACACACTCAGGCCGCCCACACCCGAGTCGAAAAAGCCGATCGCTGCCGGTGTGTTCATTTACCGATGCAAAAGCTGCTGAAGATCTCGCCGAGCAGATCATCGGCGGTGAACTCGCCGGTAATCTCCGATAGTGCAAGCTGCGCCTGGCGGAGATCTTCGGCCAACAGTTCGCCGGCACGACCATCGAGCAACGCTGCCTGGCCGCACATGATCAACTCGGCCGCGCGCGCGATGGCATTCAGGTGACGGCGGCGGGCGCTAAAATCGCCTTCGTCGGCGCCTTCAAAATGCACCAGGCTTTTCAGATAGTCGCGCAGCTCGGCCATACCTTCGCCGGTCTTTGCCGACAAGCGGATCTGCGGCGGTTGGCTGCTCAGATCGATACCGGACGCAATGCCCGTGAGATCGGTTTTGTTGCGCACCAGGGTCAACGGCAGCTCGGCAGGTAGATCGGCGTGTGCCAGGCCTTTCGCCTCCGGGTCGGTCTCATCGTCGAACACCCACAGCGCATGGTCGGCTCGCGCGATCTGTTCGCGCGCACGGCGCACGCCTTCCTTTTCCACTTCGTCTTCGGTATCCCGCAGCCCGGCCGTATCGATAAGGTGCACCGGCAGGCCGTCGAGATCGATACGCTCGCGCAGTACATCGCGTGTGGTGCCCGGGATGTGGGTCACGATCGCGCTATCCTCGCCGGTCAGGGCATTCATCAGACTCGACTTGCCTGCATTCGGCAGGCCGGCGATCACAAGCGTCATGCCGTCGCGCAACAGGGTGCCGGTACGCGCGCGTTTCTGCAGGGTATCGATTTGCCGGGCGATGGCATCAAGCTTCTCGGTGATATGGCTGTCGGCGAGAAAGTCGATCTCTTCTTCGGGGAAATCGATCGCCGCTTCGACATACATCCGCAGACCGGTGATCTCATCGACGAGTTCATGAACCTCGTCGGAAAAACGACCACTCATCGTTCGCACGGCAGAGCGTGCCGCTGCGGCTGTCTGGCTATCGATCAGATCGGCGATCGCTTCTGCTTGCGCAAGGTCGAGTTTGTCGTTGAGAAAAGCGCGGCGAGAGAACTCGCCCGGCTGCGCTAGGCGGGCGCCGAGCTCGACAACACGTTGCAGCAGCATATCCATGACCACAGGTCCGCCATGGCCTTGAAGTTCGAGGATGTCTTCACCGGTAAAGGATGCCGGAGCGGCGAAGTACAACAGGATGCCTTCGTCGATCGATTGGCCAGTGCTGTCGAGGAACCGGGAGAAGGTAGCGACACGGCGTTGTGGCAGGCGCCCGATCAGACCGCGCGCGATATCCCCCACCTTCTTGCCGGAGACGCGCACGATGCCGACGCCACCCCGACCAGGCGGGGTGGCTATCGCAGCAATCGTGTCGTTGGCGGGATCGGCCACGTTAACGGTCCAAACAAATGCGGTTGGACAAGTTTGCCGCCGCTGCAATCTCGGCGGCAAGGAGCGTCGTTAGCGCCTCAGCTCTTCGCACCTTCTTCGATGCGTTTGGTGATCACCCATTGCTGCGCAATCGACAGGAGGTTGTTGACCACCCAGTAGAGCACCAGACCCGACGGGAAGAATGCGAACATCGCCGTGAAGACCACAGGCAAGGCCAACATGATCTTTGCCTGCATCGGGTCGGGCGGCGGCGGGTTGAGTTTCTGCTGCACGAACATCGATGCGCCCATGATCAACGGCAGCACGAAATACGGGTCTTTGATCGACAGGTCGTCGATCCACAGAATCCAAGGCGCCTGACGCAGCTCGACACTCTCGAGCAGCACCCAGTACAAGGCAATGAAGAATGGGATCTGCACCAACATCGGCAGACAGCCGCCGAGTGGATTTATCTTCTCCGTCTTGTACATCTCCATCATTGCTTGCTGCATACGCTGCTTGTCGTCGCCGTAGCGATCCTTCAACGCCTGAATACGCGGTGTCAGCTTGCGCATGTTGGCCATCGAGCGATAACTGGTCTCTGAAAGCTTGAAGAACGCCAGCTTGATCAGGATGGTGAAGATGATGATGGTCCATCCCCAGTTATGCACAAACGACTGGATCTTCTCGAGCACCCAATACATAGGTTTGGCGATGAACACCAACCAGCCGTAATCGACGGTGAGGTCGAGACCTTCGGCGATACCGGCAAGTTCTTCCTGCAGTTTCGGGCCGATGAACATCGTGCCGCCGAACGCAGCAGTCGCTCCGGGTGCCACGGATTGAGCGGGCGAATAGGTACCGATAACCGAGCGACCGTTGCCTGCCGAC
This window encodes:
- the murI gene encoding glutamate racemase → MNTPAAIGFFDSGVGGLSVLRHALDKVCAIPLVYVADSGYAPYGDRSTDAIIARSRHITRFLIEQGAGAVVVACNTATAAAIDVLRNEFPVPIVGMEPALKPAAAATGSGHVAVLATQGTFGSARYAKLRSNHDKQVHVHEQVCPHWVEVVEQGDLNNPRVLDVINASLAPLTSTAVDTYVLGCTHFPFLEASIRRVVGEQITIIEPGTAVVEQLRRRLNLQHCENQRSPLRAFTSGETDRLNRQFETLIGVAIEADRLPD
- the mnmE gene encoding tRNA uridine-5-carboxymethylaminomethyl(34) synthesis GTPase MnmE → MADPANDTIAAIATPPGRGGVGIVRVSGKKVGDIARGLIGRLPQRRVATFSRFLDSTGQSIDEGILLYFAAPASFTGEDILELQGHGGPVVMDMLLQRVVELGARLAQPGEFSRRAFLNDKLDLAQAEAIADLIDSQTAAAARSAVRTMSGRFSDEVHELVDEITGLRMYVEAAIDFPEEEIDFLADSHITEKLDAIARQIDTLQKRARTGTLLRDGMTLVIAGLPNAGKSSLMNALTGEDSAIVTHIPGTTRDVLRERIDLDGLPVHLIDTAGLRDTEDEVEKEGVRRAREQIARADHALWVFDDETDPEAKGLAHADLPAELPLTLVRNKTDLTGIASGIDLSSQPPQIRLSAKTGEGMAELRDYLKSLVHFEGADEGDFSARRRHLNAIARAAELIMCGQAALLDGRAGELLAEDLRQAQLALSEITGEFTADDLLGEIFSSFCIGK